In one window of Calditrichota bacterium DNA:
- a CDS encoding PIG-L family deacetylase encodes MFRILYVFPHPDDESYGPAGAIDKSIEEGNEVHLLTLTKGGATKQRHRFNLSIKEMGEVRYREMLNVKESLNLTSMKVHDLTDSGLKEMDPRDIEKIIHDHVLKINPDILITYPVHGISGYPDHLITHAAVKRVFMELKDKNNNLRRLAFFGLTEDDNKKNEKFDFKTIKGEETDCVVELSTENVKAAHNALDCYVTYKVPIEGSHIKEMVTKSLSFEFFQESFKPPVASLTDRLIKKY; translated from the coding sequence ATATTCCGTATTCTTTATGTTTTCCCTCATCCTGATGATGAAAGCTATGGACCTGCCGGAGCTATCGATAAAAGTATTGAGGAGGGAAATGAGGTTCACCTATTAACCTTAACCAAAGGTGGGGCAACGAAACAAAGACATCGTTTTAATCTTTCCATTAAAGAAATGGGGGAAGTGAGGTATAGAGAAATGTTGAATGTTAAAGAAAGCTTAAACCTCACCAGTATGAAAGTACATGATTTGACTGACAGCGGCTTGAAAGAAATGGATCCACGTGATATTGAAAAAATTATTCACGATCATGTATTAAAAATAAATCCTGATATTTTAATTACCTATCCGGTTCATGGTATTAGTGGCTATCCTGATCATCTTATTACTCATGCGGCTGTAAAAAGAGTTTTTATGGAACTTAAAGATAAGAACAACAATCTGAGAAGATTAGCTTTTTTTGGCCTTACAGAAGATGATAATAAAAAAAATGAAAAATTCGATTTTAAGACGATAAAAGGTGAAGAAACAGATTGTGTAGTAGAACTTTCTACTGAAAATGTTAAAGCGGCCCATAATGCACTGGATTGTTATGTTACATATAAAGTACCAATTGAAGGATCACACATAAAAGAAATGGTAACAAAATCACTTTCATTTGAATTTTTTCAGGAGTCATTTAAGCCGCCGGTTGCCTCATTAACGGACAGACTGATCAAAAAATATTAG
- a CDS encoding DinB family protein, with product MYNRFMITVSTFIIFLFSISIAQESDTKKTKMEKNGFCLEFLGQVQYIQGKVLDLQQAVPQEKYTWRPFKGVRSISEVYRHIALANYYFAKVSGYEVPEDIEIGLPMEKWDKQTTDKTKINNTLARSFKDLMTTGKMITEKDLEKMVNVYGMDMSLRIFMVSSLNHLHEHLGQSIAYARSVGVTPPWTAKAEAKAKHKPE from the coding sequence ATGTATAATCGTTTTATGATTACAGTTTCAACCTTTATTATTTTTCTTTTTTCTATTTCAATTGCACAGGAATCGGATACAAAAAAAACAAAAATGGAGAAGAACGGGTTTTGTTTAGAATTCCTGGGACAGGTACAGTATATTCAAGGCAAAGTTTTGGATTTACAGCAGGCTGTTCCTCAGGAAAAATATACCTGGCGTCCTTTTAAAGGGGTTCGTTCCATAAGCGAAGTTTACCGGCATATCGCTTTGGCTAATTATTACTTTGCTAAGGTTAGCGGTTATGAAGTACCGGAAGATATTGAAATAGGATTACCAATGGAAAAATGGGACAAACAGACAACAGATAAAACTAAAATTAATAATACCCTGGCAAGGTCTTTTAAAGATTTGATGACGACCGGTAAAATGATTACCGAAAAAGATCTGGAAAAAATGGTTAATGTTTATGGAATGGACATGTCCTTAAGAATTTTTATGGTCTCTTCATTGAATCATTTGCACGAGCATCTTGGTCAATCAATTGCTTATGCGCGCAGTGTGGGTGTTACGCCTCCCTGGACTGCCAAAGCTGAAGCAAAGGCCAAACACAAGCCAGAATGA
- a CDS encoding DUF4242 domain-containing protein, whose product MPLYMDRHNVPEAVTPQMAAELHAADYKVQHLFNCTVLTYWFDNDRKTAFCLVNAPNKQALQDMHNASHGEVAHRIIKVDPDVVESFLGRIEHPTTAPVTEVPINEAAFRAIMVIDLDQNPLNQSIAYLKRLNKEIVESILEFEGRVVNQSREKFLASFYSITNAVNCALKIQSQYKNILKSSEDCGFVMKISLSGDAPVTEHEHFFETAIKLAERMCKIEKESIILSSEVKDLYKNESLKGFKESDPVFSLTTADELFLNQVMDYMEKVWNDTSLKVDDFNTQLGLSKSQLYRKMITLIGKSPNTLLKDYRLNKALKLLAKQKGNISEIAFKTGFNSLSYFSKCFQKKYNISPSDYLQSK is encoded by the coding sequence ATGCCATTGTACATGGATCGTCATAATGTCCCCGAAGCTGTAACACCGCAAATGGCGGCAGAACTGCACGCTGCGGATTATAAAGTTCAGCATCTGTTTAATTGTACCGTCCTAACATATTGGTTTGATAACGATAGAAAAACGGCTTTTTGTTTAGTAAATGCTCCTAATAAACAAGCTTTACAAGACATGCATAATGCTTCTCATGGTGAAGTAGCTCATAGAATAATAAAAGTTGATCCAGATGTGGTTGAGTCTTTTTTAGGTAGAATTGAACATCCAACAACTGCACCGGTCACAGAGGTACCAATTAATGAAGCGGCATTTAGAGCAATAATGGTTATTGATTTAGACCAAAATCCTTTAAATCAGTCAATTGCATATCTGAAAAGGTTAAACAAAGAAATAGTTGAATCAATTCTTGAATTTGAGGGGAGGGTTGTAAACCAAAGTCGTGAGAAGTTTTTAGCTTCTTTCTATTCCATAACTAATGCAGTTAATTGTGCACTTAAAATACAATCTCAATATAAAAATATTTTAAAAAGCTCAGAGGACTGTGGTTTTGTTATGAAAATAAGCTTAAGTGGTGATGCCCCGGTTACTGAGCATGAACACTTTTTTGAAACGGCCATTAAATTAGCGGAACGTATGTGTAAGATCGAAAAAGAGTCAATAATATTATCTTCAGAAGTTAAGGATCTTTATAAAAATGAAAGTCTAAAAGGATTTAAAGAATCTGATCCGGTATTTTCCCTAACTACAGCGGATGAATTATTTTTAAATCAAGTAATGGATTACATGGAAAAAGTATGGAATGATACCTCTTTAAAAGTTGACGATTTCAATACTCAATTGGGTTTGAGCAAATCACAACTATACCGTAAAATGATCACCCTTATTGGAAAATCACCAAATACCTTATTGAAAGATTATCGTTTAAACAAAGCATTAAAATTATTGGCGAAACAAAAAGGTAATATTTCAGAAATTGCTTTTAAGACGGGGTTTAACAGCCTTTCCTATTTTTCAAAATGTTTCCAAAAAAAATATAATATCTCTCCTTCTGATTACCTCCAGTCAAAATAA
- a CDS encoding DUF3788 family protein, whose protein sequence is MNEQILSDQSQYPTEEIIFSHIGESKSFWESLFNKIHDGHPDFNEEWRYYNDGKSWLFKLTKKKKTIFWLSIQKNAFLVTFYFGDKVEPFLMQSAIPTELIEEFKNAKRYGKIRPFTLTVLSDKDVEIVLALIEIKLKL, encoded by the coding sequence ATGAATGAACAAATTCTTTCAGACCAAAGTCAATATCCCACTGAGGAAATAATTTTTTCTCATATCGGAGAATCTAAATCTTTTTGGGAATCCCTTTTCAATAAAATTCATGATGGCCATCCGGACTTTAACGAAGAATGGCGTTATTATAACGATGGTAAATCCTGGCTTTTTAAATTAACCAAAAAGAAAAAAACGATATTTTGGCTTTCTATTCAAAAAAATGCATTCCTGGTTACTTTTTATTTTGGCGATAAAGTCGAACCGTTTCTAATGCAAAGTGCAATTCCAACAGAATTAATAGAAGAATTTAAAAATGCTAAAAGGTATGGTAAAATAAGGCCTTTTACTTTGACTGTACTCTCGGATAAAGATGTAGAAATAGTATTGGCTTTGATCGAAATAAAATTGAAACTTTAA
- a CDS encoding serine hydrolase, with product MGYIKIKKAIYSFLFSVMIIAPGTSQTSIDSLINAMPETCKSLMDQRGWPSLSISLVHDQEIIYSQAFGLADIDKNVPATTKTIYRVGSITKLFTATMLMQMAEKGIVNLNDPLIKHIPAYKPTYPINTGPTTLHQLATHTSGLNVDANQGFWHYLSNLMWIVSRGKEQIVWGVTKNDLLTTLDQVEIRYVPNTKPHYSNFGYQLLGMALERTAKVNFEKYVKSKILNPLKMNDSGFNLNEEQRSRFAVGYTYLEPNFERFVSPDWELDVLKYSGGLYSTSEDIARFISLQFRDQIDGRKQIISGDGLRCMRTPQTMQGKDTYGIGWGIYYKDGYQVITHAGGHWGFFAKAEVIPELKFGVVIMTNCNYPQGYIGPEKRLTKIIYEKFIPVLKEEKAKEPDKQNKHDLNRYVGQYAVAGRSASANIYPKNKKLFLRFKERPSFNYEIKPVKLNEFCFAIDPKKNVMLRFKNDGHENVINFEFLSFIFKKEN from the coding sequence ATGGGATATATTAAAATAAAAAAAGCTATATATAGTTTTCTTTTTTCTGTTATGATTATTGCCCCCGGAACTTCTCAAACCTCTATTGATTCACTGATTAATGCAATGCCAGAAACTTGTAAAAGTTTAATGGATCAGCGTGGCTGGCCAAGTCTTTCTATCTCACTTGTCCATGATCAGGAAATAATATATTCTCAAGCATTTGGCTTGGCCGATATTGATAAAAATGTGCCTGCAACTACAAAAACAATTTACCGTGTCGGTTCAATCACAAAATTATTTACCGCAACGATGTTGATGCAAATGGCCGAGAAGGGAATTGTAAATTTAAATGATCCCTTAATTAAGCACATTCCTGCCTATAAACCAACGTATCCAATTAATACGGGTCCTACAACTTTACATCAACTTGCAACCCATACATCTGGTCTCAATGTAGATGCCAATCAGGGCTTTTGGCATTATCTTTCAAATTTAATGTGGATTGTATCACGGGGTAAAGAACAAATTGTTTGGGGTGTAACAAAAAATGATTTGCTAACGACACTGGATCAAGTTGAAATCCGATATGTCCCTAATACCAAACCGCATTATTCAAACTTTGGATATCAATTGCTTGGAATGGCTCTTGAAAGAACAGCAAAAGTGAATTTTGAAAAATATGTTAAAAGTAAGATACTTAATCCCCTTAAAATGAATGATTCAGGTTTTAACCTCAATGAGGAGCAAAGAAGCCGTTTTGCTGTAGGTTATACATATCTTGAGCCAAACTTTGAGCGTTTTGTATCACCCGATTGGGAATTGGATGTTTTAAAATATTCCGGCGGGTTGTATTCAACAAGCGAAGATATTGCACGTTTTATCTCTTTACAATTTCGGGATCAAATTGATGGTAGGAAACAAATAATAAGCGGTGATGGTTTGCGCTGCATGCGTACGCCGCAAACAATGCAAGGTAAAGACACATACGGAATAGGTTGGGGAATTTATTATAAAGACGGGTACCAGGTGATTACACATGCGGGTGGGCATTGGGGCTTCTTTGCCAAGGCTGAAGTTATACCGGAACTTAAATTTGGTGTTGTAATAATGACGAATTGTAATTATCCACAAGGATACATCGGGCCGGAGAAAAGACTAACAAAAATTATTTATGAAAAGTTTATCCCCGTTTTAAAAGAAGAAAAAGCTAAGGAACCTGATAAACAAAATAAACATGACCTCAATAGATATGTAGGACAATATGCTGTAGCAGGTCGAAGCGCTTCCGCTAACATTTATCCCAAGAATAAAAAACTTTTTTTAAGGTTTAAGGAAAGACCCAGTTTTAATTATGAAATCAAACCTGTCAAACTAAACGAATTTTGTTTTGCAATTGATCCTAAGAAAAATGTCATGCTTCGCTTTAAAAACGACGGTCATGAAAATGTGATTAACTTTGAGTTTCTAAGTTTTATTTTCAAAAAGGAAAATTAA
- a CDS encoding VOC family protein, whose protein sequence is MKQSIVHIALVVRDYDEAIEFFTQKLNFELIEDTYQPEQEKRWVVVSPPGSNGVSLLLARASKPEQEPFIGNQSGGRVFLFLNSDDFWRDYNNMKSKGIEFVREPKKQDYGMVAVFKDLYGNLWDLLQLNEEHVITKRSI, encoded by the coding sequence ATGAAACAATCTATTGTACATATTGCATTGGTAGTGAGGGACTATGATGAGGCAATCGAGTTTTTTACACAAAAACTGAATTTTGAGTTGATTGAGGATACGTATCAGCCTGAGCAAGAAAAACGATGGGTCGTTGTTTCACCTCCAGGGTCTAATGGAGTGAGCTTATTATTAGCCCGTGCTTCTAAACCAGAACAAGAACCTTTTATAGGAAATCAATCTGGTGGTCGTGTTTTTCTCTTTCTTAATAGTGATGATTTTTGGCGTGATTATAATAACATGAAATCAAAGGGAATAGAATTCGTAAGAGAACCTAAAAAACAGGATTATGGCATGGTTGCAGTGTTCAAGGATTTATATGGTAATCTTTGGGATCTGCTTCAATTAAACGAAGAACATGTGATTACAAAACGCAGCATATAA
- a CDS encoding response regulator, translating into MHQHLAERGAVGGFIYSIGLILICVPDYYILKRPFLVFGMSFLCFIVAVSRFYSYKNFEKNYDLNPANWRRRFVGAIFASAFLWGAFGSINIIWDGTSNTALVFTAGSAGLAAGGSTAFSADEKIYKNFLYLLLGLPVIVSIYSFNTFGFAMAAAGIMFNFYFAMLAKKQGKNYWTGLFDNEQLRIKSIDLDKAKRQAESAMEAKAMFLANMSHELRTPMNAVIGSSELLDNTKLSHEQKEYVDIIQNSGDALLHIINDILDLSKIDAGKLKLENKPFDLGTFLTEILDMFRVQSYGRELQLGLYIDPSVPLSIFGDSKRLQQVLINLIGNALKFTDRGHVILKVDAQEKSILKSDSGIFMIRFIIEDTGIGISAENQKSLFNAFSQADTSTTRKYGGTGLGLAISKKIIEMAGGHIWVKSTESVGSEFGFTIKCKQAKHNKMNWSEKIIQDKSIVLIHDYKPIAEHLKLYLENWGASVDLIDQFKGPISGTADIVIVDEAVSIGNMDSLKFGNAKKILLTENHEIDKNWDYHISKPLKPIEFFKTIRNVYQKEKKKEINAPFKSEISKSKTLRILLAEDNIVNQKVALRMLAQLGYDASLASTGLEVISKLKDQDFDVIFMDIQMPEMDGLQATRHVLKEWSTNRPAIIALTANATPEDKQLCFEAGMDDYLSKPVRLDELRQKLAKFGNNLVKK; encoded by the coding sequence ATGCATCAGCATTTAGCAGAACGCGGTGCGGTTGGTGGATTCATATATTCAATTGGCCTTATTCTAATATGTGTACCAGATTATTATATTCTAAAACGGCCTTTTTTAGTCTTTGGAATGTCTTTTTTGTGTTTTATTGTGGCTGTCTCCCGCTTCTATTCCTATAAAAATTTTGAAAAAAACTACGATTTAAATCCGGCAAATTGGCGCAGAAGATTTGTGGGGGCAATTTTTGCATCGGCATTTCTTTGGGGTGCGTTTGGTTCAATAAATATTATTTGGGATGGTACAAGTAATACGGCACTTGTTTTTACGGCTGGTTCTGCAGGTCTTGCGGCTGGAGGTTCTACTGCATTTTCCGCTGATGAAAAAATTTACAAGAACTTTCTATATTTGTTATTGGGGCTTCCAGTTATAGTATCAATTTATTCCTTTAATACTTTCGGATTTGCAATGGCCGCAGCGGGAATCATGTTTAATTTTTATTTTGCTATGCTTGCAAAAAAACAAGGTAAAAATTATTGGACTGGGCTTTTTGATAATGAGCAATTAAGAATTAAATCTATTGATTTGGACAAAGCTAAACGTCAGGCTGAATCTGCAATGGAAGCAAAGGCAATGTTTCTTGCAAATATGAGCCATGAGTTACGAACTCCAATGAATGCCGTGATTGGCTCGAGTGAATTGCTGGATAATACAAAGCTGTCCCATGAACAAAAAGAATATGTAGATATAATTCAAAACTCCGGTGATGCATTATTACACATCATTAATGATATTCTTGATCTTTCCAAAATAGATGCAGGAAAGTTGAAGCTCGAAAATAAGCCGTTTGACCTTGGAACCTTCTTAACTGAGATTTTAGATATGTTTAGGGTACAGTCTTACGGAAGGGAATTGCAGCTTGGATTGTATATTGATCCCAGTGTTCCATTAAGCATATTTGGTGATTCCAAACGCCTCCAGCAAGTATTAATAAATCTTATTGGGAATGCATTAAAATTTACAGATCGGGGACATGTAATTCTTAAAGTAGATGCCCAAGAGAAAAGTATCCTGAAATCGGATTCTGGAATATTCATGATCCGTTTTATTATTGAAGATACAGGCATCGGAATTTCTGCAGAAAATCAAAAAAGTTTGTTTAATGCCTTTTCTCAGGCTGATACATCCACAACCCGCAAATACGGGGGAACGGGTCTCGGGCTGGCCATTAGTAAAAAAATTATTGAAATGGCAGGTGGTCATATCTGGGTTAAAAGCACAGAATCTGTTGGATCGGAATTTGGGTTTACAATTAAATGCAAACAAGCCAAGCATAATAAAATGAACTGGTCTGAGAAAATAATTCAAGATAAGAGTATTGTTTTGATCCATGATTATAAACCAATTGCTGAGCATTTAAAATTATATTTAGAAAACTGGGGGGCATCTGTTGATTTGATTGATCAATTCAAGGGGCCAATCAGCGGTACAGCAGATATTGTAATAGTGGATGAAGCAGTATCTATTGGAAATATGGATAGTTTAAAGTTTGGGAACGCAAAAAAAATACTTCTAACGGAAAATCATGAAATAGATAAAAACTGGGATTATCATATTTCAAAACCGCTAAAACCTATTGAATTTTTTAAGACAATTAGAAATGTTTATCAGAAAGAAAAGAAAAAAGAAATAAACGCTCCTTTTAAAAGTGAAATTAGTAAATCTAAAACGTTACGCATTCTTTTGGCCGAAGATAATATTGTCAATCAAAAAGTCGCTTTAAGAATGCTCGCACAATTGGGTTATGATGCCAGCTTAGCCAGCACCGGGTTAGAAGTAATTTCTAAATTGAAAGATCAGGATTTCGATGTGATTTTTATGGATATCCAAATGCCGGAGATGGATGGTTTGCAAGCAACCCGCCATGTATTAAAAGAATGGAGCACCAATCGGCCCGCGATTATTGCTTTGACCGCGAACGCAACACCTGAAGATAAACAGCTGTGTTTTGAAGCTGGTATGGATGATTATTTAAGTAAGCCTGTTCGCCTCGATGAACTTCGCCAAAAATTGGCAAAATTTGGAAATAACCTAGTTAAAAAATAG
- a CDS encoding efflux RND transporter permease subunit, translated as MKTVFRFFAERQMLALLFTAMIILLGITTLIGLKRDTYPAVDFGMVNITTIYPGASPEDVERNVTNKLEKELQTVTGINKISSVSMENVSMITVVIEIDDPDQDKVKSDIREAVGRVTDFPAEVTESPKVDELKQSDNPIIEVGLAGELPYKELREKARLFEKKLKRVPGVSQLTKYGYRAREVVVEVSPVAVESYQIPLREIINAIKRRNISGTNGAFESYTSERDLVTLAQFEDPSEVEDVVVRSTFDGPLIKVKNLAKVKDGFKEDKVLSRFNGKTAISFLVQMSSNADVIETCDAIKELIETENEMLPDGAELSYLNDTSRDVRISFDVVLNNGWIGLILVLLILPIFLNFRVSFWVAMGIPVAFLGAVFLIPMFDGFLDIITLAGLILVMGIVVDDAIIISENITRKREDGDSPVDAAVNGISEVFGPVVTTVLTTFLVFAPMFFMPGIFGKYVIPIPLAISLALLVSLFEVLVALPAHLVPGLKKIKPQSVKRNWFQGVRDLYKRIVNKFLTFRYVLVLLFIGVLAASLWFAGNQMKMILFPGGMARQFYIMMELPIGTPLETTSDKVKEVEALISELSETELVAFNSRIGINVSIGAESENFAAMSVLLTPYTQRERRAEEIVDSLRELTKNLNGFSKITYEILTGGPPVGKAVSLQIVGSNDTLRTEFADSIEVFLESIAGVSGIGRDDAGGKSQVEIKINYDKLARLGLTVEDVAQNIRIAYDGEAVTSVRYGDEDVDFRVMIQEKVRRRLSYLRELLIPNDRGRLIPLKEIAWLKSGPGKPDIRHFDGERTVTIEAGVDQDIITSLEVTDSVFAHFNVDKDWAGLQLGLAGEAMETEESIDGLFKTLIIAVVSIFFLLVLLFNSFTQPIIVLMAIPFGISGVIIAFGFHDEPMSFMAMMGVIGLSGVVVNDSLVLVSHINNLRKSKEGVAMRELIAEGTADRLRSIIMTTLTTVAALLPLAYGLGGTAIFMAPMALALGWGLIFATPLTLVLIPCFFMIGQDISTISRKFNRKSL; from the coding sequence ATGAAAACTGTATTTCGCTTTTTTGCAGAGCGCCAAATGCTTGCCCTGCTCTTTACTGCAATGATAATTCTTTTGGGTATAACAACTCTTATAGGGTTAAAAAGAGATACATACCCTGCGGTAGATTTTGGTATGGTAAATATTACAACTATTTATCCGGGTGCATCACCGGAAGATGTTGAGCGCAATGTAACTAATAAATTAGAGAAAGAACTGCAAACAGTTACAGGTATAAATAAAATCTCATCTGTATCTATGGAAAATGTTTCAATGATTACCGTTGTTATAGAAATAGATGATCCTGATCAGGATAAGGTAAAAAGTGATATTAGAGAAGCGGTTGGCCGAGTCACAGATTTTCCTGCTGAAGTTACAGAATCACCAAAGGTGGATGAATTAAAGCAATCAGACAATCCGATCATAGAAGTGGGACTTGCCGGGGAGTTGCCTTATAAAGAATTGAGAGAAAAAGCCCGCTTGTTTGAGAAAAAATTAAAAAGGGTTCCCGGGGTGTCTCAGCTAACAAAATATGGTTATCGTGCTAGGGAAGTTGTTGTAGAAGTTTCTCCTGTTGCTGTTGAGTCGTATCAAATTCCTTTACGTGAAATTATAAATGCCATAAAGAGAAGAAATATTAGCGGTACCAACGGTGCTTTTGAGTCTTATACCAGTGAACGGGATTTGGTTACCCTTGCACAATTTGAAGACCCTTCTGAGGTTGAAGATGTGGTTGTTCGTTCCACTTTTGATGGCCCATTGATTAAAGTAAAAAACCTTGCAAAAGTAAAAGATGGTTTTAAAGAAGATAAAGTCCTTTCCAGGTTTAATGGTAAAACAGCCATCAGCTTTTTGGTACAAATGAGTTCAAATGCAGATGTTATTGAAACATGCGATGCTATTAAGGAGCTGATAGAAACTGAAAATGAAATGCTTCCCGATGGTGCTGAGTTGAGCTACCTTAATGATACATCACGAGATGTGCGTATAAGTTTTGATGTAGTACTTAATAATGGCTGGATTGGTCTTATTCTTGTGCTTCTAATCCTTCCTATCTTTCTTAATTTCCGTGTTTCTTTTTGGGTTGCTATGGGTATACCTGTTGCCTTTTTGGGAGCTGTTTTCCTAATCCCAATGTTTGATGGATTTTTAGATATAATTACACTTGCCGGTTTAATTCTTGTAATGGGGATTGTGGTCGATGACGCCATAATCATTTCTGAAAATATTACACGCAAAAGAGAAGATGGAGACTCACCGGTTGATGCAGCGGTAAATGGAATTAGCGAAGTTTTTGGCCCGGTAGTAACAACTGTACTCACAACCTTTTTAGTATTTGCGCCAATGTTTTTTATGCCTGGTATTTTTGGTAAATATGTTATTCCAATTCCCCTGGCAATTAGCTTAGCGCTTCTTGTTTCACTGTTTGAAGTATTGGTAGCATTACCGGCACACCTTGTTCCGGGATTAAAAAAGATTAAACCTCAATCGGTAAAACGTAATTGGTTTCAAGGCGTGCGGGATCTATACAAAAGAATAGTAAACAAATTTTTAACCTTCCGGTATGTACTGGTTTTACTTTTTATTGGTGTCCTTGCAGCCTCATTGTGGTTTGCGGGCAATCAAATGAAAATGATTCTTTTTCCCGGCGGTATGGCAAGACAATTTTATATAATGATGGAACTACCAATAGGAACGCCATTAGAAACCACATCTGATAAAGTGAAAGAAGTAGAAGCGCTTATATCAGAATTATCAGAAACAGAATTGGTCGCGTTTAATTCCAGAATTGGAATCAATGTTTCAATTGGCGCAGAAAGTGAAAATTTTGCAGCTATGTCCGTTCTTCTCACACCTTATACTCAAAGAGAGCGAAGAGCCGAAGAGATTGTAGACAGTCTGCGTGAATTAACAAAAAATCTGAATGGATTTTCTAAAATAACGTATGAAATTTTAACAGGTGGCCCACCAGTTGGAAAAGCTGTTAGTCTCCAAATTGTAGGATCAAATGATACTTTGCGTACAGAGTTTGCTGATTCGATAGAAGTATTTTTAGAAAGTATAGCGGGTGTAAGTGGAATTGGGCGCGATGATGCAGGGGGCAAATCTCAGGTGGAAATAAAAATTAATTATGATAAACTTGCCCGCTTGGGTTTAACAGTAGAAGATGTAGCGCAAAATATCCGGATCGCTTATGATGGTGAAGCAGTAACCAGTGTAAGATATGGTGATGAAGATGTGGACTTCCGGGTAATGATTCAGGAAAAAGTACGAAGGAGACTTAGCTACTTAAGAGAGTTGTTAATTCCAAATGATCGTGGAAGACTGATTCCTTTAAAGGAAATAGCGTGGCTCAAGTCTGGCCCTGGTAAACCTGATATCCGTCATTTTGATGGAGAGCGTACCGTTACAATTGAAGCTGGTGTCGATCAGGATATAATTACTTCTTTAGAAGTTACAGATTCAGTATTTGCGCATTTCAATGTAGACAAAGATTGGGCCGGGCTTCAACTTGGTTTAGCTGGTGAAGCAATGGAAACAGAAGAATCTATTGATGGTTTATTTAAAACACTCATTATTGCCGTGGTTTCCATCTTCTTTTTACTGGTACTTTTATTCAACTCTTTTACTCAACCAATTATTGTTTTAATGGCCATTCCATTTGGGATATCTGGTGTCATAATCGCTTTTGGGTTTCATGATGAACCGATGAGCTTTATGGCTATGATGGGTGTTATCGGCTTGTCTGGTGTTGTGGTTAACGATTCACTTGTTCTTGTCAGCCATATTAATAATCTAAGAAAAAGTAAAGAAGGTGTTGCGATGCGTGAACTAATTGCAGAAGGAACGGCGGACAGGCTAAGGTCAATAATAATGACAACATTAACAACTGTTGCGGCACTGCTTCCCCTGGCATATGGTTTGGGCGGGACTGCTATTTTTATGGCTCCGATGGCATTGGCTTTAGGTTGGGGTTTGATTTTTGCAACACCGCTTACTTTAGTGTTAATCCCTTGTTTCTTTATGATCGGGCAGGATATTTCAACTATATCAAGAAAATTTAATAGGAAGTCTCTATAA